The following coding sequences are from one Biomphalaria glabrata chromosome 8, xgBioGlab47.1, whole genome shotgun sequence window:
- the LOC106054620 gene encoding large neutral amino acids transporter small subunit 1-like, translated as MRSLLNFNDRAAAQGGSVSTISSKSVVKLNQHIGLFGCVCIIIGMIVGSGIFVSPVGITRYVGSVGMSLTMWGAVGVFSMLCALCYAELGACMPESGGEYIYVKHAWGDLIAFLSMWVNLILINPIAVAASSQIFAVYTLKPLYPYCEPPQKVVIIVACLAVALIVSINMYSVTMVTKLQYLITACKVLSLVGVIVIGLVNIGQGQTENFQNSFQDTDYSLGSMCLAFYSGFWAFGGWNYLNYVTGEVIQPTRNLPLGIMISIIIVTVTYILANIAYFSALTPREILQSSTVVVSFLDQTVAPLSYVVPALISLSVFGGMNGAVLSVSRLFYVAAKHHHLPGIIAMISVKSMTPVPSLLTMFVLITGMQFVGDIFSLIEMVGFSMSALLVLVFAGQVKLRWTAPALLRPIKVPLVVPAFLCLVCLVILCITIYQKPTECFLAVIVITGGVPAYLIGCRWKKPKSIQNKLDCITKYLQILLLVSAQDEDYLIDNDPLTETSSIN; from the exons ATGAGAAGTTTGCTCAATTTCAATGACCGTGCTGCGGCACAGGGTGGAAGTGTTTCTACTATTTCTTCTAAATCTGTTGTCAAACTGAACCAACACATAGGGCTCTTTGGATGTGTTTGTATAATTATTGGAATGATCGTCGGATCAGGAATATTTGTTTCTCCTGTTGGCATTACAAGATATGTTGGATCAGTGG gCATGTCATTGACGATGTGGGGAGCAGTTGGTGTTTTCTCTATGTTGTGTGCCCTGTGCTACGCTGAGCTTGGAGCCTGCATGCCAGAGTCTGGTGGGGAGTacatctatgtcaaacatgccTGGGGAGACTTGATAGCCTTCTTGAGCATGTGGGTCAACCTGATCCTCATCAACCCTATAGCTGTGGCAGCTTCCAGTCAAATATTTGCTGTGTACACATTAAAACCTCTGTACCCGTACTGTGAGCCCCCACAGAAAGTAGTTATAATAGTGGCATGTTTAGCtgttg CTTTAATTGTATCTATTAATATGTATAGCGTTACCATGGTAACCAAACTTCAGTATTTGATCACAGCCTGTAAAGTCTTGTCTCTTGTTGGAGTTATTGTTATTGGATTGGTCAATATTGGACAAG GACAGACTGAAAACTTTCAAAATTCCTTTCAAGATACTGATTATAGTCTTGGGTCAATGTGCCTGGCCTTCTATTCTGGATTCTGGGCATTTGGTGGATG gaattatttaaattatgtaaCAGGGGAGGTTATTCAGCCTACAAG AAATCTACCACTTGGCATTATGATATCTATTATTATTGTGACTGTTACTTATATCTTGGCCAACATTGCTTATTTCTCTGCACTCACTCCAAGAGAGATTTTGCAGTCGTCAACTGTTGTAGTG AGTTTTCTGGATCAAACTGTTGCACCGTTGTCATATGTTGTACCAGCACTCATCTCTCTCTCCGTGTTTGGAGGAATGAATGGAGCTGTTTTGTCAGTATCCAG ATTGTTTTATGTAGCTGCCAAGCACCACCATCTGCCTGGAATCATTGCTATGATCAGCGTCAAGTCCATGACTCCAGTTCCTTCACTTCTGACAATG TTTGTACTGATCACAGGCATGCAGTTTGTTGGAGATATCTTCAGCCTGATTGAGATGGTGGGTTTTAGTATGTCTGCGCTTCTGGTTTTAGTCTTTGCTGGTCAGGTGAAGTTAAGATGGACTGCTCCTGCCCTGCTGAGACCAATTAAG GTTCCTCTAGTTGTACCAGCATTCCTGTGTTTGGTTTGTCTGGTAATCCTGTGCATCACTATCTATCAAAAGCCCACAGAATGTTTCCTGGCTGTGATTGTCATCACTGGAGGGGTGCCAGCTTATCTCATTGGATGTAGGTGGAAGAAACCCAAGAGTATACAAAACAAGTTAG ATTGCATCACTAAATATCTTCAAATTTTATTGCTGGTCTCAGCACAAGATGAAGACTATCTCATTGACAATGATCCTCTAACAGAGACTTCAAGCATTAATTAA